One Aspergillus oryzae RIB40 DNA, chromosome 2 genomic window carries:
- a CDS encoding 3,4-dihydroxy-2-butanone-4-phosphate synthase RIB3 (bifunctional GTP cyclohydrolase II/3, 4-dihydroxy-2butanone-4-phosphate synthase) encodes MPADTDPSLQFDSIEDTIKAFKNGEFIIVLDSQDRENEGDLIIAADSITPAQMAFLVRFTSGLICAPVSPEIASRLSLPQMVIENADPKGTAYTISVDSSDPSVTTGISAQDRALACRTLASPTARAEDFRRPGHIIPLQARSGGVRERRGHTEAAVEFCRLTGKVQAGVIAELVEDGELVPGVPEIGGNNGMMRRDGCLKFGKKWGIKVCTIEDLVDYVEKTEGSSSVVTNGKQ; translated from the exons ATGCCTGCAGACACCGATCCCAGTCTTCAATTCGATTCAATTGAAGATACAATTAAGGCTTTCA AGAATGGCGAATTCATAATTGTGCTTGATTCACAAGACCGTGAAAATGAAGGCGATCTTATTATTGCCGCCGACTCAATTACCCCCGCTCAGATGGCTTTCCTGGTTCGCTTCACAAG TGGTTTAATTTGCGCGCCCGTATCCCCCGAAATCGCTAGTCGACTCAGTCTACCTCAAATGGTGATTGAGAATGCAGACCCGAAAGGAACCGCATACACGATTTCCGTCGACTCAAGTGACCCATCCGTTACCACCGGTATCTCCGCACAGGACCGCGCCCTCGCATGCCGAACACTTGCCTCCCCTACTGCCCGCGCCGAAGATTTCCGGAGACCGGGCCATATCATTCCCCTCCAGGCCAGGAGCGGTGGTGTGCGCGAACGGAGAGGACACACTGAAGCCGCAGTCGAGTTCTGCCGTCTGACTGGTAAGGTACAAGCTGGTGTGATTGCtgagttggtggaggacgGCGAGCTGGTCCCGGGCGTCCCAGAAATCGGTGGCAATAACGGCATGATGAGACGTGATGGGTGCTTGAAGTTCGGCAAGAAATGGGGCATCAAGGTATGCACTATCGAAGACCTGGTTGACTACGTCGAGAAAACAGAGGGTAGCTCTTCTGTTGTCACGAATGGAAAACAGTAA